From Shewanella acanthi:
CAATCGCACCGCCCACAATCGCCAGACACAACACGCCGCTGCCCTGTGATGTGTGAGGGCCTAAGTCACGCAGCGCTAAGCTGAAAATAGTTGGGAACATAATCGAGTTAAATAGTCCCACACCTAGGATTGCCCACATGGCCACACTGCCGCTAGTCGTCATGGCAACAACGACCAGTAACGCCGCCATAAAGGCGTTGAAGGCCAGCACTGTGCCCGCAGGGATTTTTTGCATCACCGCAGAACCAATGAAGCGTCCCACCATCGCGCCGCCCCAATAATAGGCGATGTAATGGGCCGCTTGCTCCTCTGGCATGCCGACAATGTGTGACTCACCGAGGAAGTTGACTAAGAAGCTACCAATGGACACTTCAGCGCCCACGTACACGAAAATGCCCACGGCGCCTAACACTAAGTGAATGCTTTGCAGTGCGCTGGTTTTACCCATATGGGTCTGCACTTCGCCAGGTGCGGCTTCGGTGTGCTCACTGATAGTCGGCAAATCAAGCTTGGCAAAAATAACCGCTAACACCGCGAGTGCCCCTGCGAGCATCAGATAAGGCAGCTTTACCACTTCCGCTTCAGCGCTCGCCTTCGCCATTTCTGAAGAAACGGTCGCAGCCACCGAAAGAATTAACATAGACCCAAAGAATGGTGCCACCGTTGTACCCAGTGCGTTGAAGGCTTGGGTCAGGTTTAAACGGCTTGAAGCGGTTTCGCTGCTACCTAAAGCGTTAACGTATGGGTTAGCGGCCACCTGTAAAATGGTGATACCCGATGCAAGCACAAACAGCGCCGCAAGGAATAGACCATAAACTGCAAAGGATGCGGCAGGGTAAAACATCGCACAGCCAAAGCTTGCGATCACTAAACCTGTGACGATACCTTTTTGATAACCGAGCTTCTTAACTAATTGACCCGCTGGAATCGACACCAAAAAGTAAGCGCCGAAGAAGCAGAACTGGATCAGCATTGCTTGGGTATAGTTAAGGGAGAAAACCGCCTTTAAGTGCGGAATAAGAATGTCGTTTAAGCAGGTGATAAAACCCCACATAAAAAACAGTGAAGTCAGAGATACCAGCGCAAAGCGATAACTTCCGCCCTGTGCAGTATTAGCCCCATTCGTCTGACTGCTGGTATTGATCATTGACGCCATAAATACGCTCTCTATTGTGTTTTTATTATCTGTAGGGTGCTAAGCCGTTGTTTATAAGGTTCCTAAATACAGAAACACAAAAACAAGCAAAACATTCCCTAGGCGTTTTCGTACAAATGCAGGCGGTAAAAGGAGGTCTTACCGTCTGCTCGAAGTCATTAACAATTTTCTAAAATTCAACCTGCGCGATTATGCTGAAATCTATAGGATTTTAAATTCACACCCGATAGATCACCTAAATATTTCAATCGATTCAGAGGATCTGGTAAAGGGTTATTTCAACATCGCATAGTAACTGGCATGGGCAGATAGTTTTAAGGTTGTCCCCTCCAATGTCGCGGTCTTTAAACCATGGCCAGTCAGTTCACGGCCTATCGCAAGGCTCGATAAATCAAGCTCAGCGTCATCTTCCTTAAGGTTAAAGCACACTAAGACTTTTTCATCGCCTAAGCTACGCACAAAAGCCAGAAGTGGCTCAGGTGCATCGATAAATTGAATGTCACCAACAACCAATACTGGGTGCGTCTTACGCCAGTTTAAGAACTGACGATACCCATTAAGGCTGGAATGGGCGTCCGCCTCCTGCACATCCACTGCGGCCGCTAAGTGTGCGTTAGCAACGGGCAGCCAAGGCGCATTGTGGGTAAAGCCTGCAAAGGGGGCATCTTTTTCCCAAGGCATTGGAGTGCGGCACCCATCACGCCCTTTAAACATTGGCCAGAAGGTTTTGCCAAAGGGATCCTGCAATTCATGGAACTCAATTGGCGCTTCGGTCAAGCCTAACTCTTCACCTTGGTAGCTGCACACGCTGCCGCGCAGTGAACACAGCATAGCATTGAGCATTTTCACCATATCGGTGTTTTGTGTGCCCGAAGTGCTGGCTTTACCCCAACGGCTCGCCACACGCTGCGCATCGTGGTTACCAATCGCCCAACATGGCCAACCATCACCAATACTGGCTTCAAGTTCTTCAACGGTTTGACGGATATAAGCCGCGCTGTAGTCATTAGTCAACAGCTCGAAGCTGTAAGCCATGTGCAGGCGCCCTTCGCCCTTAGTGTAAGCCGCCATCACAGCCAATGAGTCCTCAGCGGAGACTTCGCCTAGGGTTACCGCACCAGGGTATTTGTTGATCAGTGCGCGCAAGTCTTCAATAAATTCGATGGTCTGCGGTCTGTCATTGTTGTAGTAGTGGTACTGGTAGGCGTAGGGGTTATCCTCGCTAAAGCCACGGCCCTGGCGTTTGTCCTTAGGTTTAGCAGGATTATCACGCAGCTGCTCATCGTGGTAACAGAAGGTGATCGCATCAAGGCGGAAACCATCAACGCCCTTCTTGAGCCAAAACTCGACGTTATCGAGCACGGCTTGACGGACTTCAGGATTATGGAAGTTCACATCTGGCTGACTACGCAGAAAGTTATGTAAGTAGTACTGTTGACGGCGAGGTTCCCACTCCCAAGCACAACCACCAAAAATCGCTAACCAGTTGTTAGGCGCTGTGCCGTCTTCCTTAGGATCGGCCCACACATACCAGTCGGCCTTAGGGTTAGTTCTGCTCTCGCGGCTCTCAATAAACCACGCATGTTGGTCAGACGTATGGCTAAGCACCTGATCGATAATGACCTTAATGCCACGTGCGTGGGCCTTTTCAATCAGCTCATCAAAGTCATTCATGGTACCAAAGAGGGGGTCCACTTCGCGGTAGTCACTGATATCGTATCCAAAGTCCGCCATGGGGGATTTAAAGAAAGGGGAAATCCAAATGGCGTCCACATTCAGGCTGGCAATGTAGTCTAACTTACTGATAATGCCGCGCAGATCGCCTACGCCATCACCATTGGTATCTAATAGGCTACGCGGATAAATTTGATAAATGACCGCGCCTCGCCACCAAGTTAAGTTACTCATTAATGCCCCTTTAATTCTTATTTATCAGCTAAATACCGCCTTTGTCACTTACTGTTACCCACGGTATCTATACCTCATTGTGGGGAGTGAAATGGCTGGTCAGAGTGTTATTGAGGATACGTGATGTGGGAAATAAGGTTCAATACGCCTGCATACGTATGCAGGATTCACAGTCAAAGTCATGCAAGGTTGTGTATAAAAATATCTTTTTATTAACAAGGTGTTGAATTAAAAAATGCGTCAATTTTCAACTACACTTTCAACGAAAAAGCCTTGGTTTACAGACCGCTTACGCCATTGAATACGTATGCACAATATTGTTAGCCCTTAAATTCAGAGAGTAGTATTTCACTGTTGCATAACAATTTGGTTAAAAACGCAGCACTTATGTAGTCATTTAAGCGCCGAGATACCATAAAAACCGCAAAAGCGGTGATAACGATAAAACGCTCTATAAAAGCGATACAAGCGACTTCAAGGGGATAATAGATGATGAGATTTAAACCCAGCCTGCTGACCTTAGCACTCGTTGCTGCAGGCGCTAGTTTACAATCCTACGCAGCCGATGATGCTAATCAGCAACCAGCGGCGCAAGATGACAATATCGAAGTTATTCAGGTAACAGGTATTCGTCGAAGCTTACAAGAATCACAATCGTTAAAAATGTCATCGTCTTCCGTTGTTGAAGCGATTTCAGCCGAAGACATCGGTAAATTACCCGATGTCAGTATTGCCGAATCCTTGGCACGTTTACCCGGTGTTTCTGCTCAACGTCTTGATGGTCGTGCTAACGTCATTTCAATCCGTGGTATGGGCCCAGATTTCACCACTGCAACACTCAATGGCCGTGAACAAGCTTCAGTTAACGACAACCGCAGTGTTGAATTCGACCAATACCCTTCAGAGTTATTAAACCGCGTTGTGGTTTACAAAACCCCTGATGCCTCTGTGATGGCACAAGCTATCGGCGGAACTGTCGATATGCAAACCATCAGCCCGCTGACCCATGGCGAACAAACCTTCGCTTTCGGTTTACGTGGTGAGAAAAACGATTTAGGGGCGCTTAACAGTGGCTCTGAAGACACGGGTTACCGTGGCAGTATCTCCTATATCGACCAATTTGCCGATGATACCCTAGGTATTGCAATCGGTTACGCACGCATGATGTCGCCTAACCAAGAAGAGCGTTGGCAAGCCTGGGGTTACCCAGAAAACGCCAATGGTGACAGTGTATTAGGTGGTGCTAAACCCTTCGTACGTTCAAGCGAATTAGAGCGTGATGGCGTGTTAGCCGTGGTTGAGTACGCGCCAAGCGATCGTTTCCATTCAACGCTTGATATGTACTACTCAAAATTCACCGACGATCAACGTCTACGTGGTATTGAAATTCCGAGTGCTTGGGGCACCAACGGTGGCGTTGAAGCCATCACTACCGTCGATGGCCTTGTGACCGAAGGCGTAATTCACGGCGCAGAAGTGGTTGTGCGAAATGATGTGAACAAACGTGATGCTGAATCCCTGTCTATTGGTTGGAACAACAAGTTCATGGTCAACGACAGCTGGACCATTGAAGCAGACATCGCCCTATCAAAAGCTGACAGAACCGACATCGGTATGGAAAGCTACTCAGGTACAGGCCGTGGAACTGGTGTGGGTGCAGTTGATGACTTAGGCTTTGTTTACAATGGTAACGGCGGTTACGTCTTTGACCACGCGTTAGATTATGCAGACCCGAGTGTCATTCAATTAGGCGATCCATTAGGTTGGGGAAGTCCACTGGGTGCAAGCACTCAGGACGGCTTTATCAACAAACCTGAAATTGAAGACGAACTGCAATCCTTCCGCCTAAGCGCTGAATACACTTTAGACTCTGGCATGGTGAGCAGCGTTGAGTTTGGTGTAAACCGTACCGACCGAGATAAGACTAAATTAGACAAAGGTTACTACCTGACCCTCAAAGGTTACGATGGCTCTGACAACTACACCATGTCCGTGCCTGACAAATACCTATTAGACCCAACCTCCCTCGCCTTCTTCGGCATGGGCGATGTATTAAGTTACGATTCATTAGCCTTCTACAACGATGGCAACTATATCGAAACTGACGTAGCCGATGTGGACTTAAGCCGTGCAACTAACTCATGGGCGGTTCAAGAAGAAGTGACTACAGGTTATGTGATGGCAAACCTTGAGTCAGAACTCTTTGGCATCCCATACACAGGTAACATTGGTCTTCAGGGTGTATACACCGACCAATCATCTGACGGTACCGTTGCGACCGTTGAAGATGGCATTGTTAACCTCACCCCACGTACTGCAGGTGATAGTTACTTCGAATTGCTACCAAGCATGAACTTAAGCTTTGAAGTAGCGGAAGACCAAGTGGTTCGTGTTGCTGCTGCCCGTACATTGACGCGTTCACGTATGGACAAAATGAACGCCAACCTGAACTACAGCTACACAGAAAACCCAAACGACGGTGTTAACTGGTCTGGTAGTGCGGGTAACCCAGAGCTACGTCCATGGTTAGCGCGTCAATTCGACCTAAGCTACGAAAACTACTTTAGCGATCAAGGTTATTTCTCAATTGCAGTGTTCTACAAAGATCTTGAAAACTATGTTTACGATCAACACGTAGATTTCGATTTCAGTACACTCTTCCCAGATGTAGCGGGCAATCCAATCGGAGATATCACCCAGCCACAAAACGGTGAAGGCGGTTACGTTCAAGGTATCGAAGCCTCTGTTAACGTCGATTTCGGAGTATTTGCCGATGTGTTAACCGGTTTTGGTACAGTGGTTAGCGGTTCTTACAACGACAGCGAAGTGAAAGAAACCCCAACGAGCGAACCCACGACACTACCGGGTCTGTCAGAGAAGACGCTGAACGCCACGGTTTACTACGAAAACTCAGGTTTCGAAGCCCGCGTGAGTTCACGTTACCGCAGTGACTTCCTAGGTGAAGTGACGAAAATCAGTCTGCAACGTGAAAACGTAAACATCAAAGCTGAAACCGTGGTGGACGCTCAGGTGAGCTACGACTTCAGCGAAAGCGGTATCGAGTCTCTGTATGGTCTATCGGTATTGTTCCAAGTGAACAACTTAACCAACGAGCCGTTCACTTCTTACACAGGCTCAGACCAACGTTTGGTGCGTGACTACCAAAACTACGGTCGTAACTTTATGTTAGGTGCGAACTACAAGTTCTAACCTATCAACTGATAAAAGCCTCTGTTAATCAGGGGCTTTTTCTTTTACGCGTATGACGAATTTCTATTTATCCCTTACATCAAGCACCTTAATATAAAAAATAAAAGGGCTAAGTAAATGAACCAAATCAAAGATATCGTTATCGTTGGCGGCGGCACATCTGGTTGGATGACTGCGGCCATGTTAATCAGGCTGTTCAAGCAGAACCTCAATATTACCCTGATTGAATCCGAAGCCCTTGGTACCATAGGCGTGGGCGAAGCCACCATCCCCCCGCTGCAATTATTTAATAATGTCCTTGGGATCGGCGAAAAAGACTTTGTTAACGCCACCCAAGCAACCTATAAACTCGGTATTCAATTCGAGGGTTGGAATCAACCCAATGATGCCTATATGCATGCCTTTGGTAATGTCGGCAAGGACATAGGTTTCACCCAGTTCCACCACTATTGGCTGAAAAGCCAACCTCAAGATGCCGCGGCATTTTGGGATTACTCGTTAAATTATCAGGCCGCCATTCACAATAAATTCCAGCCGCTGCAACAAATCCCGAACTCACCGATGGCGGGGATCACCCATGCCTATCATTTTGATGCCGCGCTTTATGCGCAAATGCTGCGCCGCTATAGCGAGCAAGCAGGCGTTAGACGGATTGAAGGCAAGATTGAAACCGTATCCACCTTAGACAATGGCCATATTGAGTCTGTCACCCTCACCTCAGGCGAAACCATTAAGGGGGATTTTTTTGTTGACTGCTCCGGCTTTGTGGCACTTCTTATCGAAAAAACCTTAAAGGTGGGTTATGAGAACTACAGCCATTGGCTTCCCTGTGATAGCGCTTATGCCGTCCCCTGTGAAAATGCAGGCGCACTTAAGCCCTATACCCGCGCCATCGTTCACAAGGCGGGTTGGCAGTGGCGAATTCCCCTGCAGCATCGCACGGGTAATGGCATCGTCTATAGCAGTCGTTATATGAGTGATGATGAGGCCAAGGCAACACTATTAAGTACCTTAGAGGGCAAGCCCTTGGCAGAACCCCGTAAGATCAGTTTCACGCCGGGTCGACGCCTCGAACAATGGCGCCATAACTGTGTCGCCATTGGACTTGCGAGTGGATTTTTAGAGCCGCTGGAATCCACCAGCATCCATTTAGTGCAAGCGGCGATTATCCGCCTCACGAAACTCTTTCCCCATCAAGGGATTGAGCAGGCCAATATCGATGAGTTTAATCGCCAGTCACAACTGGAATTCGAACAAATTCGCGACTTTATCATCCTGCATTATTGCTTAAATCAACGCAGCGCAGAGCACAACGACCTGTGGCAGCATTGCGCCGAAATGGATATTCCTGAAAGTCTCAAACAAAAAATAGCGCTGTTTAAGGCAACGGGTACAGTGTTTAGGCACAAGGATGAACTCTTTACGGAGGCGGCGTGGGTTCAAGTCATGCTGGGACAAGGACTCTTCCCTAATGATTTTAATCCACTTGCCAATGGTATTGATGATGCGGCGCTCACTGAGCTTTTATCGAATATGCGGCAAATTATTAATAATGCTGTCAATCAGTTACCTAGCCATCGGCAATATCTAGCGAGTCTACATTAATCATCGTTTTGACTGTACATCGCTTGGTGTAATCACCGCCTAACCTTTTAAGACGATTCGAGGGTAAGACGATAGGTCAGTCTCGACCTCAACAGATGGCCAACGACCTTCATCGGTCTGCGAGGAAATTTATGTCTGATATGTTTAAAAACACCACTAAGAACGTATTCAAAAACAATCCGCTCAGTTTGCTGTTCAATGTCGGCTTAGGTGTGGTGTTAGTTCTTGGATCCGCTGCAGTTAAAGCCGAATCGACTTCAGCTCATGCCAATTTAGAAATCAGCGCTCAACTACTTAGTCCAAAATCCGTGAGACTCGAACCTGCCTTTTGGTGGGCTGGGATGCATAATCCCAAGCTGCAATTAATGCTCCATGGCTTATCACTACCAAATAATCATCAACATCTTAAGGTCGAAGTGTCATCCTCTGATATCAAAGTGCTAGGCTCAGAAGATACCGACAATCCCCACTATTTATTTATCAATCTTGATTTATCGGCGGCTAAAGCGCAGCAATTTGAGATAACCGTCAGTGATGGTGATACGCTGCTCTATCGCATCCCCTACACGCTTGAAAAACGCGAAACCGGTAGCCGTGAACGCCAAGGCTTTAGTCGCAAAGATGCGATTTACCTCATCACCCCCGACCGCTTCGCCAACGGCAATAGTGCCAATGACAATCACCCCGATATGCTCGAGAAGGTCAACCGAGCCAATCCCGACGGTCGCCATGGGGGGGACATTGCCGGTATTGCTCAGCATCTTGACTATTTTGCCAAGCTCGGTGTCACGCAGCTTTGGATCAATCCCCTGCTTGAAAATAACCAGCAGGCTTATTCCTACCATGGTTATTCCATCACGGATCTGTACCGCATCGACCCACGATTTGGCAGCAATCAGGATTATCAAGCCCTTGCACAACAAGCTAAACAACAGGGTCTTGGGATCATTATGGACGTGGTCTTAAACCATATTGGTTCTAACCACTGGTGGCTGAAGGATTTGCCAAGTAAAGACTGGCTGAATATGCCAGATAACCAAACTACTAAACCAAATGAAGGGTTCATATACAGCAGCCATCGGCGCACGACAGTGCAGGACCCCTACGCAAGCACAGTGGACACTGAGGATTTCACCGACGGTTGGTTCGACAAAAC
This genomic window contains:
- a CDS encoding sugar MFS transporter yields the protein MASMINTSSQTNGANTAQGGSYRFALVSLTSLFFMWGFITCLNDILIPHLKAVFSLNYTQAMLIQFCFFGAYFLVSIPAGQLVKKLGYQKGIVTGLVIASFGCAMFYPAASFAVYGLFLAALFVLASGITILQVAANPYVNALGSSETASSRLNLTQAFNALGTTVAPFFGSMLILSVAATVSSEMAKASAEAEVVKLPYLMLAGALAVLAVIFAKLDLPTISEHTEAAPGEVQTHMGKTSALQSIHLVLGAVGIFVYVGAEVSIGSFLVNFLGESHIVGMPEEQAAHYIAYYWGGAMVGRFIGSAVMQKIPAGTVLAFNAFMAALLVVVAMTTSGSVAMWAILGVGLFNSIMFPTIFSLALRDLGPHTSQGSGVLCLAIVGGAIVPLLQGVLADNLGIQLAFFLPVICYCFIMFYGAKGSKM
- a CDS encoding TonB-dependent receptor; this encodes MMRFKPSLLTLALVAAGASLQSYAADDANQQPAAQDDNIEVIQVTGIRRSLQESQSLKMSSSSVVEAISAEDIGKLPDVSIAESLARLPGVSAQRLDGRANVISIRGMGPDFTTATLNGREQASVNDNRSVEFDQYPSELLNRVVVYKTPDASVMAQAIGGTVDMQTISPLTHGEQTFAFGLRGEKNDLGALNSGSEDTGYRGSISYIDQFADDTLGIAIGYARMMSPNQEERWQAWGYPENANGDSVLGGAKPFVRSSELERDGVLAVVEYAPSDRFHSTLDMYYSKFTDDQRLRGIEIPSAWGTNGGVEAITTVDGLVTEGVIHGAEVVVRNDVNKRDAESLSIGWNNKFMVNDSWTIEADIALSKADRTDIGMESYSGTGRGTGVGAVDDLGFVYNGNGGYVFDHALDYADPSVIQLGDPLGWGSPLGASTQDGFINKPEIEDELQSFRLSAEYTLDSGMVSSVEFGVNRTDRDKTKLDKGYYLTLKGYDGSDNYTMSVPDKYLLDPTSLAFFGMGDVLSYDSLAFYNDGNYIETDVADVDLSRATNSWAVQEEVTTGYVMANLESELFGIPYTGNIGLQGVYTDQSSDGTVATVEDGIVNLTPRTAGDSYFELLPSMNLSFEVAEDQVVRVAAARTLTRSRMDKMNANLNYSYTENPNDGVNWSGSAGNPELRPWLARQFDLSYENYFSDQGYFSIAVFYKDLENYVYDQHVDFDFSTLFPDVAGNPIGDITQPQNGEGGYVQGIEASVNVDFGVFADVLTGFGTVVSGSYNDSEVKETPTSEPTTLPGLSEKTLNATVYYENSGFEARVSSRYRSDFLGEVTKISLQRENVNIKAETVVDAQVSYDFSESGIESLYGLSVLFQVNNLTNEPFTSYTGSDQRLVRDYQNYGRNFMLGANYKF
- a CDS encoding tryptophan halogenase family protein, which produces MNQIKDIVIVGGGTSGWMTAAMLIRLFKQNLNITLIESEALGTIGVGEATIPPLQLFNNVLGIGEKDFVNATQATYKLGIQFEGWNQPNDAYMHAFGNVGKDIGFTQFHHYWLKSQPQDAAAFWDYSLNYQAAIHNKFQPLQQIPNSPMAGITHAYHFDAALYAQMLRRYSEQAGVRRIEGKIETVSTLDNGHIESVTLTSGETIKGDFFVDCSGFVALLIEKTLKVGYENYSHWLPCDSAYAVPCENAGALKPYTRAIVHKAGWQWRIPLQHRTGNGIVYSSRYMSDDEAKATLLSTLEGKPLAEPRKISFTPGRRLEQWRHNCVAIGLASGFLEPLESTSIHLVQAAIIRLTKLFPHQGIEQANIDEFNRQSQLEFEQIRDFIILHYCLNQRSAEHNDLWQHCAEMDIPESLKQKIALFKATGTVFRHKDELFTEAAWVQVMLGQGLFPNDFNPLANGIDDAALTELLSNMRQIINNAVNQLPSHRQYLASLH
- a CDS encoding alpha-glucosidase family protein — its product is MSNLTWWRGAVIYQIYPRSLLDTNGDGVGDLRGIISKLDYIASLNVDAIWISPFFKSPMADFGYDISDYREVDPLFGTMNDFDELIEKAHARGIKVIIDQVLSHTSDQHAWFIESRESRTNPKADWYVWADPKEDGTAPNNWLAIFGGCAWEWEPRRQQYYLHNFLRSQPDVNFHNPEVRQAVLDNVEFWLKKGVDGFRLDAITFCYHDEQLRDNPAKPKDKRQGRGFSEDNPYAYQYHYYNNDRPQTIEFIEDLRALINKYPGAVTLGEVSAEDSLAVMAAYTKGEGRLHMAYSFELLTNDYSAAYIRQTVEELEASIGDGWPCWAIGNHDAQRVASRWGKASTSGTQNTDMVKMLNAMLCSLRGSVCSYQGEELGLTEAPIEFHELQDPFGKTFWPMFKGRDGCRTPMPWEKDAPFAGFTHNAPWLPVANAHLAAAVDVQEADAHSSLNGYRQFLNWRKTHPVLVVGDIQFIDAPEPLLAFVRSLGDEKVLVCFNLKEDDAELDLSSLAIGRELTGHGLKTATLEGTTLKLSAHASYYAMLK